The nucleotide window AATAGCTTTAATGGCGATTGGATCTAATCCACGACAAACAATGGTACAAGACGACGGCGCGTGAGGCGCGTGAGGGTAGTGCGCGTGATGAATATGTCGGAAACGGAAATACCAACGCGCGTAGAGTAAGAGAAAAGCTACTAAAAGTATAATAGAGAAGAGTATAAAGAGGTAAAATAAGGTTTGTCCATGGATTTGGAAGTTGTGATCGTCGAACTCGGAGTAATGCCAatggagtaaatgggagttttCTTGGGCGGAGAGTTGAGAGAGGTGGCTCAAGAGGCGGCGATTCATGGTTGGGCGTCGGAAAAAGATTGGAAcggaatttttaaaatgtttttgtgTTATGAGAATTGGACCAAATTGGTTAGAGCATGTGACTTATGTTGGGGTGTTTATAGAGTTTATGAGAAAAGGGAGGGTGTGTGTGGTGGGGAATAGGGGGATAAAGGTGGGTGATGGCCACGTAGATGGTGGGGAGTATAATTGACCATTGTTGTACTTATTTCATTGGATTGATCTCGTGTGGGACCGCCGTATGTATTTATGGGACTGTACAATCCAACTCATAGTTTTCTTACGaattttctcaattttgaaatattgattaCATTATAA belongs to Amaranthus tricolor cultivar Red isolate AtriRed21 chromosome 17, ASM2621246v1, whole genome shotgun sequence and includes:
- the LOC130803816 gene encoding RING-H2 finger protein ATL66-like, which produces MNRRLLSHLSQLSAQENSHLLHWHYSEFDDHNFQIHGQTLFYLFILFSIILLVAFLLLYARWYFRFRHIHHAHYPHAPHAPSSCTIVCRGLDPIAIKAIPISLHQTSSPGRDDEIECCICLGVFEDGDKVKVLPKCDHRFHSDCVDRWLSTQSSCPLCRLTFRVESPTDSVLLEQV